The nucleotide window AGGTCGTGATCCGCGGCGGGTACAAGCAGTTCATCGAGGACGGGTCCATGGCCGGGCGGCAGTTGGGCCCCCGGACGTACGGTGACGGGCTGCCCGGCTCCACCGTCGTGCTGCACGCCGGCTACCGCTTGCGCGGTGAGGTGGGCCGGCGGCTGCTGGCGATGCTGCCCGGGCTGGCCGTGCTGCCCGCCGGGCCACGCACCCGGCAGGTGCTGGAACTGCTCTCCGGCGAGGTCGCCCAGGAGGAGCCCGGACAGGACGCGGTGCTCGGGCGGCTGCTGGACCTCGTGCTGGTGCTGGCCCTGCGCGCCCTCTGCGCCCAGCCGGGCGACGAACTGCCGCACTGGCGCGGTGCGTTGGCCGACCCCGGGATCGGCGAGGCGCTGCGCCTGCTGCACGAGCGGCCGGCCCACCGCTGGACGGTGGCCGAACTGGCCGCGAGCGCCGGCCAGTCGCGCTCCGCCTTCGCCGCGCGGTTCAGCCGCGTGGTCGGCGAACCGCCGCTCGGCTACCTGACGGGCTGGCGGATGACGCTGGCCGCCGACCTGTTGCGCGAGACCGAGCACAGCGTCGAGGCCGTGGCGCGCGAGGTGGGGTACGCGGACGCCTTCGCGTTCAGCACGGCGTTCAAGCGGGCGCACGGGGTCAGCCCCTCGGTCTGGCGGCGCGGCTGATCGACCCGAGGTTGCGTGGCTGATCGACCCGAGGTTGCGTCAACCCGCAAGTCTGGATGACGAGTTCACCGGAAATCCACAGCTTCCACCCTCTTGCTCAGCGCATGACAATCAGCGACTCTGTAATGCCCACCAGAGCCCCCCACATGGCTCGGGTGGGCTCGCGAGCATCTGTTCGTCCCCCACAGAGGAGCCAGCATGCGCAAGTTCCTGATACGCGTCGCCACCCTCGCGGCCGCGGCCACCGCTCTCGCCCCCGTCGCGCCGACCACCGCCGCAGCCGCCCAGGGCATGGCGTTCCGCCCCCTGAGCTACAACATCAACGGCTACAACTGGGGCGGCTACGCAGCCCAGGGCAGCGGCTTCACCTCCGTCTCGGCCAGCTGGACCGAGCCGAACGCCAGCTGCAACTCCACCAACGACCTCTACGCGCCCTGGGTCGGCATCGACGGCTACGGCTCGTCCACCGTCGAGCAGACCGGTGTCGCGACCGACTGCTCCAGCGGCAGCCCCGTCGACCAGGCCTGGTACGAGATGTACCCGGCGAACCCGGTCTACCTGAGCAGCAGCTCGTACCCGGTGTCGGCCGGCGACCACATCAACGCCTCGGTCACCTACGCCGGGAGCAGCAAGTACACCCTCAAGCTCAACGACTCCTCGCGGGGTTGGACCTACACCACCACCAAGTCGCTGTCCGCGAGCCGGGCCAGCGCCGAGGTCATCATCGAGTCGCCGACCGGGTCCTACCCGAACTTCGGGACCCTCAACTTCACCTCGGCCACCGTCAACGGCAAGTCGCTCGGGTCCTCCAACCCGGTCGCGATGGACCCGTCGAACGGCGCCTACGAGGCCACCACCAGCGGCCTCGGCTCCAACGGCACCAGCTTCAGCGAGACCTTCCTGCAGGAGTAGCGGCACCCGGCGCTGGGGCGGACGCCCGCCCCAGCGCACACCCGCCCCAGCGCACGCCCGCCGAGCGGCGCCCTATGCTGCTGCGGTGCACGAGACCACCACCCCGACCCTGCTGTTCGTCATCGGCC belongs to Kitasatospora viridis and includes:
- a CDS encoding AraC family transcriptional regulator, whose product is MDVLSDVLHRARAGEARIHQLIQRPPWSVQFADPPSLAVVAALGGTASVRLDGEAVLLAGGDIALISRADGYTIADAPDSPPQVVIRGGYKQFIEDGSMAGRQLGPRTYGDGLPGSTVVLHAGYRLRGEVGRRLLAMLPGLAVLPAGPRTRQVLELLSGEVAQEEPGQDAVLGRLLDLVLVLALRALCAQPGDELPHWRGALADPGIGEALRLLHERPAHRWTVAELAASAGQSRSAFAARFSRVVGEPPLGYLTGWRMTLAADLLRETEHSVEAVAREVGYADAFAFSTAFKRAHGVSPSVWRRG
- a CDS encoding G1 family glutamic endopeptidase; translation: MRKFLIRVATLAAAATALAPVAPTTAAAAQGMAFRPLSYNINGYNWGGYAAQGSGFTSVSASWTEPNASCNSTNDLYAPWVGIDGYGSSTVEQTGVATDCSSGSPVDQAWYEMYPANPVYLSSSSYPVSAGDHINASVTYAGSSKYTLKLNDSSRGWTYTTTKSLSASRASAEVIIESPTGSYPNFGTLNFTSATVNGKSLGSSNPVAMDPSNGAYEATTSGLGSNGTSFSETFLQE